In the Bradyrhizobium guangzhouense genome, one interval contains:
- the gpt gene encoding xanthine phosphoribosyltransferase, giving the protein MAGEAPELSAQERAGRPFPVSWDQFHRDCRALTWRLNEVGPFHAVIAITRGGLVPAAIVARELGVRVIDTVCIASYDHDKQGDLQVLKGISEQAMKLGEGTGKGLLIVDDLVDTGKTGKLVREMLPDAHFATVYAKPKGRPLVDTFITEVSQDTWIFFPWDTALSYHPPLRDGAA; this is encoded by the coding sequence ATGGCTGGTGAAGCACCGGAACTGAGCGCGCAGGAGCGGGCGGGACGGCCCTTTCCGGTGTCGTGGGACCAGTTCCACCGGGATTGCCGGGCACTGACCTGGCGGCTCAACGAGGTCGGCCCGTTCCATGCGGTGATCGCCATCACCCGCGGCGGCCTGGTGCCCGCGGCGATCGTAGCGCGCGAGCTGGGCGTGCGCGTGATCGACACGGTCTGCATCGCCAGCTACGACCACGACAAGCAGGGCGATCTCCAGGTTCTCAAGGGTATTTCAGAACAGGCGATGAAGCTCGGCGAGGGCACCGGCAAGGGCCTCTTGATCGTCGACGACCTCGTCGACACCGGCAAGACCGGCAAGCTGGTCCGCGAGATGCTGCCGGACGCGCATTTCGCCACCGTCTACGCCAAGCCGAAGGGGCGTCCGCTGGTCGATACCTTCATCACCGAGGTCTCGCAGGACACCTGGATCTTCTTCCCCTGGGACACCGCGCTGTCCTATCACCCGCCACTCCGCGATGGCGCTGCGTAG
- a CDS encoding circularly permuted type 2 ATP-grasp protein, whose protein sequence is MAVAFDEMNIPGGDLRPAYQELARWLKETPPEALEYRRQEAELLFRRIGITFAVYGDSESTERLIPFDVIPRIMSGKEWTLLEKGLKQRVKALNMFLRDIYHGRDILRAEIVPDDLIFQNPVFRPEMNGQQVPHDVYVHIAGIDIVRVDAEDFIVLEDNARTPSGVSYMLENREIMMRLFPDLFARHRVAPVERYPDELLSALRSVAPHSASGEPTVALLTPGVYNSAYYEHSFLADKLGVELVEGRDLIVKNNEVFMRTTEGLKRVDVIYRRVDDDFIDPLTFRPDSVLGVPGLMSAYAAGNITLANAVGTGIADDKAIYSYMPDIVKFYLGEEPILKNVPTWRCREPKDLAYVLDNLSELVVKEVHGSGGYGMLIGPAATKATIEAFREKLKREPEGFIAQPTLALSTCPTCTASGLAPRHVDLRPFVLTGSKSTTIVPGGLTRVALKEGSLVVNSSQGGGTKDTWILDE, encoded by the coding sequence ATGGCAGTCGCGTTTGATGAAATGAATATTCCCGGCGGGGACCTTCGCCCCGCCTATCAGGAGCTGGCACGCTGGCTCAAGGAGACGCCCCCCGAGGCGCTCGAATATCGCCGCCAGGAGGCCGAACTCCTGTTTCGCCGCATCGGCATTACCTTCGCGGTCTATGGCGATTCCGAATCCACCGAGCGCCTGATCCCGTTCGACGTGATCCCCAGGATCATGTCCGGCAAGGAATGGACGCTGCTGGAAAAGGGACTGAAGCAGCGCGTCAAGGCGCTGAACATGTTCCTGCGCGACATCTATCACGGCCGCGACATCCTTCGCGCCGAAATCGTGCCCGACGACCTGATCTTCCAGAATCCCGTGTTCAGGCCCGAGATGAACGGCCAGCAGGTGCCGCACGACGTCTACGTGCACATCGCCGGCATCGACATCGTCCGGGTCGACGCCGAGGACTTCATCGTGCTGGAGGACAATGCCCGCACGCCCTCCGGCGTGTCCTACATGCTGGAAAACCGCGAGATCATGATGCGGCTGTTTCCGGATCTGTTCGCCCGCCACCGCGTGGCGCCGGTCGAGCGTTATCCGGACGAGTTGCTCTCTGCGCTCCGCTCGGTCGCGCCACATAGCGCATCGGGCGAGCCGACCGTCGCCCTGCTCACGCCAGGCGTCTACAACTCGGCCTATTACGAGCACTCCTTCCTAGCCGACAAGCTCGGCGTCGAGCTGGTCGAAGGTCGCGATCTCATCGTCAAGAACAACGAAGTGTTCATGCGGACGACCGAAGGGCTGAAACGGGTCGACGTGATCTACCGCCGCGTCGACGACGATTTCATCGACCCCCTCACCTTCCGCCCCGACTCCGTGCTCGGGGTGCCCGGGCTGATGTCGGCCTATGCGGCCGGCAACATCACGCTCGCCAACGCAGTCGGCACCGGCATCGCCGACGACAAGGCGATCTACTCCTACATGCCCGACATCGTGAAATTCTATCTCGGCGAGGAGCCGATCCTGAAGAACGTGCCGACCTGGCGCTGTCGGGAGCCGAAGGATCTGGCTTACGTGCTGGACAATCTGAGCGAACTCGTCGTCAAGGAAGTGCACGGCTCCGGCGGCTACGGCATGCTGATCGGCCCCGCCGCGACCAAGGCGACCATCGAAGCTTTCCGCGAGAAGCTCAAGCGTGAGCCGGAAGGCTTCATCGCCCAGCCGACGCTGGCGCTCTCGACCTGCCCGACCTGCACGGCCTCCGGCCTCGCGCCGCGCCATGTCGATCTTCGCCCCTTCGTGCTGACCGGCAGCAAGAGCACGACGATCGTGCCGGGCGGCCTGACACGTGTGGCGCTGAAGGAAGGCTCGCTCGTGGTGAATTCAAGCCAGGGCGGCGGCACCAAAGACACCTGGATTCTGGACGAGTAG
- the groES gene encoding co-chaperone GroES: protein MKFRPLHDRVVVKRIDAEEKTAGGIIIPDTAKEKPSQGEVVAVGPGGRDEAGKLVPIDLKVGDRVLFGKWSGTEVKIDGEDLLIMKESDIMGVLDVPASKKKAA from the coding sequence ATGAAATTCCGTCCGCTTCACGACCGCGTCGTGGTCAAGCGCATCGACGCAGAAGAGAAGACCGCCGGCGGCATCATCATCCCCGACACTGCCAAGGAAAAGCCCTCCCAGGGTGAAGTCGTCGCCGTTGGCCCGGGTGGCCGCGACGAAGCCGGCAAGCTGGTTCCGATCGACCTGAAGGTCGGCGACCGCGTGCTGTTCGGCAAGTGGTCGGGCACCGAAGTCAAGATCGACGGCGAAGACCTGCTGATCATGAAGGAAAGCGACATCATGGGCGTCCTCGACGTCCCCGCTTCCAAGAAGAAGGCGGCCTAA
- a CDS encoding proteasome-type protease — MTYCCGILVRDGLVMIADTRTNAGLDNVSTFRKLHIFSKPGDRIMAIASAGNLAISQSVLSTLTEGLEDPNTGEIETLMNAPTMFQAAQRIGRAIRAVHATEGPALKSEDVSFDVSFLFGGQIKGARMRLFMVYTAGNFIECTTDTPYLQIGEHKYGKPVLDRAMHYDVELYEALKTGLISMDSTMRSNLGVGLPIDVLVVRADACDADLNHRIEAGEPYFHDLRSRWSAALRAAHQNIPRPPYKNEKEPKT; from the coding sequence ATGACCTATTGTTGCGGAATCCTGGTTCGGGACGGTCTGGTGATGATCGCCGACACCCGCACCAATGCCGGCCTCGACAATGTGTCGACCTTCCGCAAGCTGCATATCTTCTCCAAGCCCGGCGACCGCATCATGGCGATCGCCAGCGCCGGCAACCTCGCCATCAGCCAATCGGTGCTGTCCACGCTGACCGAGGGGCTGGAGGATCCGAACACGGGCGAGATCGAGACGCTGATGAATGCGCCGACCATGTTCCAGGCCGCCCAGCGCATCGGCCGGGCGATCCGCGCGGTGCATGCGACCGAAGGGCCGGCGCTGAAATCCGAGGACGTCTCCTTCGACGTCTCGTTCCTGTTCGGCGGCCAGATCAAGGGCGCGCGGATGCGCCTGTTCATGGTCTACACCGCCGGCAATTTCATCGAGTGCACCACCGACACGCCCTACCTGCAGATCGGCGAGCACAAATACGGCAAGCCGGTGCTCGACCGCGCCATGCATTACGACGTCGAGCTCTATGAGGCGCTGAAGACCGGTCTGATCTCGATGGATTCGACGATGCGCTCCAATCTCGGCGTCGGCCTGCCGATCGACGTGCTGGTGGTGCGCGCGGACGCCTGCGATGCGGACCTCAACCACCGCATCGAGGCGGGCGAGCCCTACTTCCACGACCTGCGCTCGCGCTGGTCGGCGGCCTTGCGCGCGGCGCACCAGAACATTCCGCGGCCGCCCTACAAGAACGAAAAAGAACCCAAAACCTGA
- a CDS encoding alpha-E domain-containing protein, whose amino-acid sequence MLSRTAENLYWLARYVERAEYLARTIDATLRVTALPAAYIGKTNEWDSALLTAGVAESFYQTHEEANEHNVVDYLSFSADNPSSIRNCIEAARLNSRSVRTALTSEMWDTINSAWIELQEVWSKGTSTREDLAKFLRFVQETSLRFDGSAYRTMLRNDAYWFSRLGLHLERADNTARILDVKYHVLLPEEEHVGGPLDFYQWSSILRSVSALTAYHWVYRETLKPWLVADLLILNGTLPRSLASCYDNLVRNLDQIGVAYGRQGPAQRHARGIRNRLEHSNMNDIFQHGVHEFIQEFIADNSRLGEIITKQYLI is encoded by the coding sequence ATGCTGTCGCGTACCGCCGAAAACCTCTACTGGCTCGCCCGCTATGTCGAACGGGCCGAATATCTCGCACGCACCATCGATGCGACCCTGCGCGTCACCGCGCTTCCCGCCGCCTATATCGGCAAGACCAACGAATGGGATTCGGCGCTGCTCACCGCCGGCGTCGCGGAAAGCTTCTATCAGACCCACGAGGAAGCCAACGAGCACAACGTCGTCGACTACCTCTCGTTCTCGGCCGACAACCCCTCCTCGATCCGGAACTGCATCGAGGCGGCGCGGCTGAACTCGCGCTCGGTGCGCACGGCGCTGACCAGCGAGATGTGGGACACCATCAACTCGGCCTGGATCGAGTTGCAGGAGGTCTGGAGCAAGGGCACCTCGACGCGTGAGGACCTCGCAAAGTTCCTGCGCTTCGTGCAGGAGACCTCGCTGCGTTTCGACGGCTCCGCCTACCGGACCATGCTGCGCAACGACGCCTATTGGTTCTCCCGCCTCGGCCTGCATCTGGAGCGCGCCGACAACACCGCGCGCATTCTCGACGTGAAGTATCACGTGCTGCTGCCCGAGGAGGAGCATGTCGGTGGTCCGCTCGACTTCTATCAGTGGAGCTCGATCCTGCGCTCGGTGTCGGCGCTGACGGCCTATCACTGGGTCTATCGCGAGACGCTGAAGCCGTGGCTGGTCGCGGATCTGCTCATCCTCAACGGCACGCTGCCGCGCTCGCTGGCGAGCTGCTACGACAATCTGGTGCGCAATCTCGACCAGATCGGCGTCGCCTATGGCCGCCAGGGCCCGGCGCAGCGCCACGCCCGCGGCATCCGCAACCGGCTCGAACACAGCAACATGAACGACATTTTCCAGCATGGCGTGCATGAATTCATTCAGGAATTCATCGCCGACAATTCCAGGCTGGGCGAAATCATCACGAAGCAGTATTTGATCTGA
- a CDS encoding transglutaminase family protein — protein sequence MRLRIQHTTTYRYEPAATSVIQILRMTPCSHDGQYVAEWQIDVSTDTKLDMHEDAFGNVTHVLSCGPVSDIKITAEGLIETHDTGGVLRGADERFPADMFLRTTDLTTVNPAMAAVARQLRSEAESDTLGFLHTLMSEISDHMTFDEDPTNSGTSAAEAFTLKRGVCQDYAHIFIACARTGGVPARFVSGHFLRSDGTVHQDAGHAWAEAYVPDLGWVGFDPANSICTTDAHVRVAIGLDYLGAAPVRGTRYGGGSETLTVTVKVEQAGRGGQSQSQSQRQS from the coding sequence ATGCGCCTGCGAATCCAGCACACCACGACCTATCGCTACGAGCCAGCGGCGACGAGCGTGATCCAGATCCTGCGCATGACGCCGTGCAGCCATGACGGGCAATATGTGGCGGAATGGCAGATCGACGTCTCCACCGACACCAAGCTCGACATGCACGAGGACGCGTTCGGCAACGTCACCCACGTGCTGTCCTGCGGCCCCGTGAGCGACATCAAGATCACCGCCGAGGGCCTGATCGAGACGCACGACACCGGCGGCGTGCTGCGCGGCGCCGACGAGCGGTTTCCCGCCGACATGTTTTTGCGCACCACTGACCTGACCACCGTCAATCCGGCGATGGCCGCGGTCGCGCGCCAGCTGCGCAGCGAGGCCGAGAGCGACACGCTCGGCTTCCTGCACACGCTGATGAGCGAGATCAGCGACCACATGACCTTTGACGAGGATCCGACCAATAGCGGCACCTCGGCGGCGGAGGCCTTCACGCTCAAGCGCGGCGTCTGCCAGGATTACGCGCATATCTTCATCGCCTGCGCCCGCACCGGCGGCGTGCCGGCGCGCTTCGTCTCCGGCCACTTCCTGCGCTCCGACGGCACCGTGCATCAGGACGCCGGGCATGCCTGGGCGGAAGCTTATGTCCCCGATCTCGGCTGGGTCGGCTTCGATCCCGCCAACAGCATCTGCACCACCGATGCCCATGTCCGTGTCGCGATCGGGCTCGACTATCTCGGTGCGGCCCCCGTGCGCGGCACCCGTTACGGCGGCGGCTCGGAGACGCTGACTGTTACGGTCAAGGTCGAGCAGGCCGGCCGCGGCGGACAGTCGCAATCACAGTCGCAGCGGCAGAGCTGA
- a CDS encoding usg protein, with the protein MGLRVGGVSEDFRKQMLGYGLTTAQILYRMPDHPSLLQTYVWQNYDMFPKFPALSDFLAFWTEKLDGPLHSVTVAHSKLIKPAELRAIDGVFRLH; encoded by the coding sequence ATGGGACTGCGGGTTGGGGGCGTTTCCGAGGACTTCCGGAAACAGATGCTGGGCTACGGGCTGACGACGGCGCAAATTCTCTATCGGATGCCGGATCATCCCTCGCTGCTCCAGACCTATGTCTGGCAGAACTACGACATGTTTCCGAAATTCCCGGCGCTCAGCGACTTCCTCGCGTTTTGGACCGAGAAGCTCGATGGCCCGCTGCATTCGGTGACGGTGGCGCACTCCAAGCTGATCAAGCCGGCCGAGCTGCGCGCGATCGACGGCGTGTTCCGATTGCATTGA
- a CDS encoding SDR family oxidoreductase, with the protein MSEAKKIALVTGAGTGVGRAAALALMNTGFTVVLAGRRMEMLEETAKLGPAGKSLCVTADMTKPDSIAALFDKVKATYGRLDVLFNNAGMGAPAVNFEDLSLEQWQAVVNTNLTGPFLCTQHAFRIMKDQSPRGGRIINNGSISAHAPRPFSAAYTSTKHAITGLTKASNLDGRMYDIAVGQVDIGNAATPMTDRMVNGPGVLQPDGTTKHEPRMDAKAVGDAVAYMAGLPLDANVLTMTVMATKMPFVGRG; encoded by the coding sequence ATGAGTGAAGCAAAAAAGATCGCCCTCGTGACGGGCGCCGGCACCGGAGTCGGACGCGCCGCCGCACTGGCGCTGATGAACACCGGCTTCACCGTGGTGCTCGCAGGCCGCCGCATGGAGATGCTCGAGGAGACCGCCAAGCTCGGCCCCGCGGGCAAGAGCCTGTGCGTCACCGCCGACATGACCAAGCCTGATTCCATCGCCGCGCTGTTCGACAAGGTGAAGGCGACCTATGGTCGGCTCGACGTGCTGTTCAACAATGCCGGCATGGGTGCGCCCGCCGTCAATTTCGAGGACCTCAGCCTCGAGCAGTGGCAGGCGGTGGTGAACACCAACCTCACCGGCCCGTTCCTGTGCACCCAGCACGCCTTCCGCATCATGAAGGACCAGAGCCCGCGCGGCGGCCGCATCATCAACAACGGCTCGATCTCGGCGCATGCGCCGCGGCCGTTCTCGGCGGCCTATACCTCGACCAAGCACGCCATCACCGGCCTGACCAAGGCCAGCAACCTCGACGGCCGCATGTATGACATCGCGGTCGGCCAGGTCGACATCGGCAATGCGGCAACCCCCATGACCGACCGCATGGTCAACGGCCCCGGCGTGCTGCAGCCCGACGGCACCACCAAGCACGAGCCGCGCATGGACGCCAAGGCGGTCGGCGATGCCGTCGCCTACATGGCCGGCCTGCCGCTCGATGCCAACGTGCTGACCATGACGGTGATGGCGACGAAGATGCCGTTCGTCGGCCGGGGCTGA
- a CDS encoding NupC/NupG family nucleoside CNT transporter has protein sequence MLRLQSTLGVFALLLIAFALAENRRAVSLRQALIGLVVTFVTAIVLLKVPFVAHAFGAINDAVGAISAASRAGSSFVFGYVGGGALPFELKVPGADFILAFQALPIVLVMSVLTTLLFYWRVLPPIVRGMAWLLERTLGVGGAVGLSTAANIFLGMVEAPLFVRPYLAQMSRSELFLVMTGGMAGIAGTVLVLYATLLAPLIPDAAAHFVIASVLGAPAAILVSLIMIPETSDKRTGGSLEDPEMAVSGTMDAIVKGTSAGIELLINIVAMLLVLVALVYLANAVLGLLPAVGGAAISLQRLLGLIMAPVCWLMGLPWDQAITAGSLMGTKTVLNELVAYVDFSKLPPDTLDPRSRLIMLYAMCGFANFASLGIMIGGLGVMAPERREEINALGLKSIVSGTLTTCLMGAIVGVLT, from the coding sequence ATGCTGCGGCTGCAATCGACACTCGGCGTTTTCGCATTGCTGCTGATCGCCTTCGCGCTCGCGGAGAATCGCCGCGCGGTCTCCCTGCGCCAGGCGCTGATCGGCCTCGTCGTCACCTTCGTCACCGCGATCGTGCTGCTGAAAGTGCCGTTCGTGGCGCATGCCTTCGGCGCCATCAACGACGCGGTCGGCGCCATCTCCGCGGCCTCGCGCGCCGGCTCCTCCTTCGTGTTCGGCTATGTCGGCGGCGGCGCCCTGCCCTTCGAGCTGAAAGTGCCCGGCGCCGATTTCATCCTCGCGTTCCAGGCCCTGCCGATCGTGCTGGTGATGAGCGTGCTGACGACGCTGCTGTTCTATTGGCGCGTGCTGCCGCCAATCGTGCGCGGCATGGCCTGGCTGCTGGAGCGCACGCTGGGCGTCGGCGGCGCGGTCGGGCTCTCGACCGCCGCCAACATCTTCCTCGGCATGGTCGAGGCGCCGCTGTTCGTGCGGCCGTATCTGGCGCAGATGTCGCGCAGCGAATTGTTTCTGGTGATGACCGGCGGCATGGCCGGCATCGCCGGCACCGTGCTGGTGCTCTATGCGACGCTGCTTGCGCCTCTCATTCCCGACGCGGCCGCGCATTTCGTCATCGCCTCCGTGCTGGGCGCGCCGGCCGCGATCCTCGTCAGCCTGATCATGATCCCCGAGACGTCAGACAAGCGTACCGGCGGGTCGCTGGAGGATCCGGAGATGGCAGTCTCCGGCACCATGGACGCGATCGTGAAAGGCACGAGCGCGGGCATCGAGCTGTTGATCAACATCGTCGCGATGCTGCTGGTGCTGGTGGCGCTGGTCTATCTCGCCAATGCGGTGCTCGGGCTGCTGCCTGCGGTCGGCGGCGCCGCGATCTCGCTGCAGCGCCTGCTGGGTCTGATCATGGCGCCGGTCTGCTGGCTGATGGGACTGCCCTGGGACCAGGCGATCACCGCCGGGAGCCTGATGGGCACCAAGACAGTGCTCAACGAGCTCGTCGCCTATGTCGACTTCTCGAAGCTGCCGCCCGATACGCTCGATCCGCGCTCGCGCCTGATCATGCTCTACGCGATGTGCGGCTTCGCCAATTTCGCCAGCCTCGGCATCATGATCGGCGGCCTCGGCGTGATGGCGCCGGAGCGGCGCGAGGAGATCAACGCGCTCGGGCTGAAGTCGATCGTGTCGGGGACGCTGACGACGTGCCTGATGGGCGCGATCGTGGGGGTGTTGACGTAG
- a CDS encoding cupin domain-containing protein, which produces MAKKANKKAKSRSAAQTAVKKRSAAKSVARSSARKPVKSKARATPTKAATKKPARPRQRIAISHHREEDFKADGLRAYAKYRDLGIAAASHGLAQAHVIRLQGPCDPVEVSKLHFHDVDFQMVYVLKGWVKTCMDGQGETMMREGSAWTQPPKIKHMILDYSDDVELLEVILPAEFKTVELKA; this is translated from the coding sequence ATGGCCAAGAAAGCCAACAAGAAAGCAAAATCGCGCAGCGCAGCCCAGACCGCGGTGAAAAAGCGGAGCGCCGCGAAGTCCGTTGCGCGATCCTCCGCGCGCAAACCGGTGAAGTCGAAAGCCCGCGCAACGCCTACCAAGGCCGCGACGAAGAAGCCCGCCCGCCCCAGGCAGCGCATCGCCATCAGCCATCACCGCGAGGAAGATTTCAAAGCCGACGGCCTGCGCGCCTACGCCAAGTATCGCGACCTCGGCATCGCCGCTGCCAGCCACGGCCTCGCGCAGGCTCACGTCATCCGCCTGCAAGGCCCCTGCGATCCCGTCGAGGTGTCGAAACTGCACTTCCACGACGTCGACTTCCAGATGGTCTACGTGCTCAAGGGCTGGGTGAAGACCTGCATGGACGGGCAGGGCGAGACGATGATGAGAGAAGGCAGCGCCTGGACCCAGCCGCCGAAGATCAAGCACATGATTTTGGATTATTCTGATGACGTCGAGCTGCTGGAAGTGATTTTGCCGGCGGAGTTCAAGACGGTGGAGTTGAAGGCGTAG
- a CDS encoding MFS transporter, producing the protein MPEQPRSISPPVTAGELLRHPAFLFFLLSRSLSRFSSQIAAVAIGWQIYDLTGSAFDLGMVGLVQFAPTALLVFVAGHAADRFERKRVVQLCQLVEAATALYLAVITYLGAVSEVQIFLATFVLGIAGAFESPTTAALLPLIAPQGSLQRATAVASGAGQVATITGPALGGFAYAIAPHLAYAVMLLFWIVGMILTGFIQPRPQAVAREGTDADNIFAGVRFIRSNPAILGTISLDLFAVLFGGVTALLPIYARDILQTGPVGLGVLRAAPAAGALLMTMVLARHAISRHVGLRMFQAVIVFGVATIVFALSSWMWLSVLSLAVLGAADTISVVIRFSLVQLATPDEMRGRVGAVNFLFINASNQLGQFESGLTAALFGAMPAAVLGGVCTVAVALLWMKLFPSLRKVESLE; encoded by the coding sequence ATGCCAGAGCAGCCACGATCCATCAGTCCGCCGGTCACCGCCGGTGAGCTTCTTCGCCATCCCGCCTTCCTGTTCTTCCTGCTGTCCCGCAGCCTGTCGCGCTTTTCCAGCCAGATCGCGGCGGTGGCGATCGGCTGGCAGATTTATGATCTCACCGGCTCGGCCTTCGACCTCGGCATGGTCGGGCTGGTGCAATTCGCGCCCACCGCGCTCCTGGTGTTCGTCGCCGGCCATGCCGCCGACCGTTTCGAGCGCAAGCGCGTGGTCCAGCTCTGCCAGCTCGTGGAAGCCGCCACCGCGCTCTATCTCGCCGTCATCACCTATCTCGGCGCGGTCAGCGAGGTGCAGATCTTCCTCGCGACCTTCGTGCTCGGCATTGCCGGCGCCTTCGAGAGCCCGACCACCGCGGCGCTGTTGCCGCTGATCGCGCCGCAGGGCTCGCTTCAGCGCGCCACGGCGGTCGCGAGCGGCGCTGGCCAGGTTGCCACCATCACAGGTCCCGCGCTCGGCGGCTTTGCCTACGCAATCGCGCCGCATCTGGCCTATGCCGTGATGCTGCTGTTCTGGATTGTCGGGATGATCCTCACCGGGTTCATTCAGCCGCGCCCGCAGGCGGTCGCCAGGGAGGGAACGGACGCGGACAACATTTTTGCCGGCGTCCGCTTCATCCGCAGCAATCCGGCGATCCTCGGCACCATCTCGCTCGACCTGTTCGCGGTGCTGTTCGGCGGCGTCACCGCGCTGCTGCCGATCTATGCCCGCGACATTCTCCAGACCGGCCCGGTCGGGCTCGGCGTGCTCAGGGCTGCGCCCGCGGCCGGCGCGCTCTTGATGACCATGGTGCTGGCGCGCCACGCCATCTCCAGGCATGTCGGCCTGCGCATGTTCCAGGCGGTGATCGTGTTCGGCGTCGCCACGATCGTGTTCGCGCTGTCGTCCTGGATGTGGCTATCGGTGCTGTCGCTCGCCGTGTTGGGGGCCGCCGACACGATCAGCGTCGTGATCCGCTTCTCGCTGGTGCAGCTTGCCACCCCCGACGAGATGCGCGGCCGCGTCGGCGCGGTGAACTTCCTCTTCATCAACGCCTCCAACCAGCTCGGCCAGTTCGAGAGCGGCCTGACGGCGGCGCTGTTCGGCGCCATGCCCGCCGCCGTGCTCGGCGGCGTCTGCACGGTCGCGGTGGCACTGCTCTGGATGAAGCTGTTTCCCAGCCTGCGGAAGGTGGAGAGCTTGGAGTAG
- a CDS encoding competence/damage-inducible protein A has translation MSEIVTAGILVIGDEILSGRTKDKNIGFIAEYLTNIGIDLKEVRVVSDDEDDIIAALNALRHRYTYVFTTGGIGPTHDDITADSVAKAFGVGIDHHPEVVARFRERWSEQDLNEARLRMARIPDGAELIQSATILAPGFKIGNVIVMAGVPSIMQAMMDIVSPKLKSGVRMLSESVRANAREGDIGSPLRAIAAAHPDTIIGSYPFMDEEQKPNTNLVVRSRDADKLAAAMAAVKEMLAGLNITR, from the coding sequence ATGAGCGAGATCGTCACGGCGGGCATTCTGGTCATCGGGGATGAAATCCTGTCCGGCCGGACCAAGGACAAGAACATCGGCTTCATCGCCGAATACCTGACCAATATCGGTATCGACCTGAAGGAAGTCCGGGTCGTCTCTGACGACGAGGACGACATCATTGCAGCTCTGAATGCACTGCGGCATCGCTACACTTATGTCTTCACCACCGGCGGCATCGGGCCGACCCACGACGACATCACCGCCGACAGCGTCGCCAAGGCTTTCGGTGTGGGCATCGATCATCACCCCGAGGTGGTCGCCCGCTTCAGGGAGCGCTGGAGCGAGCAGGATCTCAACGAGGCCCGGCTGCGCATGGCTCGCATCCCCGATGGCGCCGAGCTGATCCAGAGCGCGACCATCCTCGCGCCCGGCTTCAAGATCGGCAACGTCATCGTCATGGCCGGCGTGCCCTCGATCATGCAGGCGATGATGGACATCGTCTCGCCCAAGCTGAAGTCAGGCGTGCGCATGCTCTCCGAGTCGGTCCGCGCCAATGCGCGCGAGGGCGACATCGGCAGCCCCTTGAGGGCGATCGCCGCCGCCCACCCCGACACCATCATCGGCAGCTATCCGTTCATGGACGAGGAGCAGAAGCCCAACACCAATCTGGTGGTGCGTTCACGCGATGCGGATAAGCTCGCCGCAGCAATGGCCGCGGTGAAGGAAATGCTGGCGGGATTGAACATCACCCGGTAG